Proteins encoded together in one Zonotrichia leucophrys gambelii isolate GWCS_2022_RI chromosome 1, RI_Zleu_2.0, whole genome shotgun sequence window:
- the KLRG1 gene encoding killer cell lectin-like receptor subfamily G member 1 — protein MEASRSEISAVDESEEVTYTSVRFSQTPPPRPKAPQEKRAPRLWSAVLKGLAIGFGTLSISLAIALIWKMSDCHPHCPQEWVAYRGSCYSFSTEKKDWNSSQESCRAQGAHLLVISDALEMDLFKHIQEEHFWIGLRNSTSSGWIWEDGSVLSDTRVHSNSPVQNCAVLKKDQFHASSCAVLFQWICEKTLR, from the exons ATGGAGGCAAGCAGATCAGAAATTTCTGCAGTTGATGAGAGCGAGGAGGTAACGTATACTTCTGTCAGATTCTCTCAGACTCCTCCTCCAAGGCCCAAAGCTCCACAGGAGAAAAGAG cTCCCCGTCTGTGGTCAGCAGTTCTGAAGGGCTTGGCCATAGGTTTTGGCACACTGAGCATCTCCTTGGCAATTGCTTTAATTTGGAAGATGA GCGACTGCCACCCACACTGCCCTCAAGAGTGGGTGGCCTACAGAGGGAGCTGCTACTCCTTCTCCACGGAGAAGAAGGACTggaattccagccaggaatcctgccgggcacagggagctcacCTCCTGGTGATCAGTGATGCCTTGGAGATG GATCTGTTCAAGCATATTCAAGAAGAACATTTCTGGATTGGACTGAGGAACAGTACAAGCtctggatggatttgggaggATGGCTCTGTATTAAGTGATACCAG GGTCCACTCTAACAGCCCTGTGCAAAATTGTGCTGTCCTGAAAAAAGATCAGTTTCATGCCTCCAGCTGTGCAGTTTTGTTTCAGTGGATCTGTGAGAAAACACTTAGATAA